The window TAACTTACTTTACATCCCCTCTTTCTCCCCTTTCCCTTGTTCCGACCAGGGATTTAAGTTAACACCGTTACTTCTGCTggagattgagttgcagatgtgatgaagaggatgaatttggggtttctagttacaagggtaaaattataaaggtcaaaggtagtttaggaatttaaaattatttaattggctgacatcatcacttaacagcataaaattaacggtagggactaatttgtcatattgaggTTTAATACAGAGgatgatttgagtattttcaaaaatcagggggtgatttgagtttcgtttgaaaaccagggggtgacgtgtaatttaccttttaaaatttataaaataaaataaaagaaaaacattgaCCCTTATTTGTTTTTTACTTTGAACATTTTACATGGAAAAAAATGAAGCCAAAATTTGATGAAATATTATTTAGAAAATAgtttaaatatttatttggtCTAGCAATAATATGAGAAATGATTGCTTAATTGCCTTGTGATTTCCATGCaaattggtaaaagattatTCTTTTAATATTCTCTCtatttttcataaattataTTAACCAAATTTTATTTGGAGAATAATGTTTCTCAAAAGTTTTTGGCATTGGACAATGGATGAGTAGggatttatattatttttcaatgctttttaTTTTGCCTCCCAACTCTGTTGAAGCagacttgacatgtgagtaggaGATCTTAACTGAACCACAACGTGTGTATGCTAGTATTTAGGAaagtatatgattgaatttgagtttgaaatttaGAAAATGACCAATCAAAGATAATTTCTAACATATTTGATAGTCTGAATAGCCACATTACCCTTCCACATGATACAACTAGGGATTGAGCACTCAAAGTCTAAGGAAAAGAGTACTTCCTTCCCATCTTGGGGTTCCTAactatttttttcttaggaAAAATAACCAACAAAGTAAACTAAAATGCATCACTTTCCTTCCCCCAAGTATCCGGAAAACACAGCCAAAAGGTGTGTCTAGAACAACCCTCTGTAACACACCCCAGCATTTTCATGGTAAATGCTGAAAATTGTCGAAATCAAGATTAATTTTATACTAATAGATTTATAATTAAAGAGAAATATTAATAAATCATAAGATAAATTAGAtgactaaaatttgacatgtgatcaaTCTAAATGCAAATGTAGCGATGAAAAGAAATatatttgcaattttttttttttattaatttcacCATCAAACCAAACACAAAGGGTTCTGGATTCACGTACAATTAGATGATAACATGTGTCttttttgcttccataaatatcCCTCCAAGCAAACTAATGGCAGAAGGTAGAAACAGATGTACGTTTTGTGATTTTTATTATCACTTACTTAAGACTTCTTCATCTTTACTTTCCCACTGCAGTGTATGAATCAGAAATGGCACCTGAGGAGTGTAGGGAAGCAGCGAGGCAACACCCAAGAGCAAATCCAGTGATCTCTGAAAAGCATATGTTGGCTACTAATTTCACCACTCAAAATAATAGTAGTATGGAAGTTCTTGACAAAGACCCTCCTCCTCACACAAAACATTTTAATGACCCAGTTGCCCAAAACAAGACCCTCACCCAAACCGTGACCGATAAGCTTGCCCCAGCCCGTGCAGCTGTCACAGCCAATCTCGCACCTGCTTATGCCACTGTTTCTGAAGCCACCCACCAAATGGCTTCCAAGATTAATCATACCCAAGCAGATAACCCCATCATCTCTCCAACCACTGTTTCTGAAGCCACCCACCAAATGGCTTTCAAGATTAATCATACCCAAGCAGATAACCCCATCATCTCTCCAAGTACTGCTGACAACACACATACTGGTAGTGTTGCCGGCACCGGCATCGTCATCGGAACCGGTGCTGGGGCTGGTTCCCATCAGCAGCAATGGGACAAAGGGGTGTCGGTGAAAGAGTATCTGACACACAAACTGGAACcaggtgaagaagaaagagccCTTTCTCAGGTGATCACCGAAGCCATCAGTCCAAGGAAACTCACCAGTGGTTTTAACCATGAAGATGGGATGGTGGAGAAGGTTAGGGAGGCCGTTTCTTCATTGCTCTGGACCTCCAACGATTCCTCACCATCATCAGGCTcagcaacaaaaacaacaacaacaacagcaacaacaataaaaacaaaTCCAGCAACAAACAAGGCGTCCACAAACGTTCCAATCTCTACCAATGCTTATTCAGGTGGTGTATTAAGTTCTGGCCATGGACGGTTCTCGATTGCGTGCGTGGCTATGGCTATCATTTATCATTCACGACTCACGAGAGTTTTTCTGGGTTTTAATTTTTGCAGCTgttgaggaaattgaggagcAGAATAAGGGAAGGATTCTTCAGGCCAACTAAAGACTCTAATTAACACCTTACTCTACCAATCCTTGCATGCAATATTTGCTGAATTAAGTTCCAACTTCATTATGAAATCAATTCGTTAACATATATTTCCATAACTTGAatgtgtttcttttatttttcttgttttgtaacTGTATTTCCCTCATGACAATAAATGAGTTGTATACTTTTGCATCTTCAAATTAAAGGGCTGTGAATAGAATTGCATCAAACAAGAGATTGGATATTTCATTCTTAAATTTCACATTTCAATTTATAGTGAAAGCAATATAATATAACAATCATCGACAAATCAACAACAATAGGAGCCATTAATTACAGAAGACAAAtaggatttaaaaaaataaaaaataaaaaaccaaaaaccagaTGAAGTGATATTGGGATTAATTCTGAACTATGAAGAAACcgtgcattcttcttcttcttctctccttcgtTTCTTTGGATTGGAGTTGAGGCAACAACAATGGAGATCAAAGAGAGCAAGGCGATCCAAGGTGGTCTCCTTGGTGATTAGAGTGATGGGACTGGAAGGGCCACAAGAGTGCCCAAAAGTCATTCCATTGTATAGAGGATCCGCTAAATGTTCTTCCATGGCTTTGTAGCATTTGTCCATATCGTCCTATATACATACACACACATAGaccacaccaccaccaccatgagTTCATGTCAAATtgtgaatgaaaataaaatagaaaaccaTATTTTTTTGGCAGTGATTTCTTTTACCTTTAACTCTGGAGGGATGAGATGTTGAATATTAATGGAGAGATGTTTATCGGTTTTGGAAGGAAACATTTCTTCTAGACAACATCTGAACGCGGATACTGCAATGGTACAAGGCCTGAACTCCAGAAACTTAGGATCTGGACCATCCATTTGGTACCAGTTAattaatatatgtatatatatatttacatactaattaagaaagaaaatcatgagagagagagagagagacccaatTCGCAATTCGTAGACGTACTTGAAAGAGTGGCCAGAAGAATGAGTTCAGTGAGGCGAAAGGAGGAGTCAACCTGAACTTGAGATGGCTGGATGAGAGAATCAAGTTGGCACGTAAGCAAATCCACGTAAGAGTAAGGTGTGACGCAATTGAGGCGCCATCCAAGCGCTTTCAATACCTTCAGTTCCATACTTTGGATGGTGGGGGTTATTGGTTTCAGCCAAAGCTCATGATCCTCCCATATCTTTCAACTCACCATTACCATTAACCAATTAGcacttagagagagagagagagagagagagtagcaaTTAGAAGTTTTAACCACGATTATGCATGCCTGGAAATTAACAAGTTATTATTTTGTTAATTAATTCTTAATCTCCATTAAATACGTACCCCCACCTGAAGCTGAGGGATTGATACTTCTCCGAACTTGGCAGCGATCGACAAACATGCAACGGAGACCCATTCAATCATCCAATTCTCCCATTTCtgcataaattttgattattaaaagagagagagagagagagagagacgagaaagagaaagagaaagagaaatattgtTATTCACATTCTGTACCTCGGAATACTCTGCGGAAACAAATCGATCAAAGTAATTCACAGCATTGAAGACAGTTCCTAGAGAAAGATTAAACCGGCATTGAGActgaaaatatataaaaaaattatataagtGAATTAGTGATAgcattatatatgtatatataaagaagaagaatttaagcagcaatggagagagagagagagagagagagagagaaagagagagagcagataataaggaaggaaggaaggaagctTTGAAGCTGATCGATCACCTTGATAAACCAACGAACAGCTTTGAATCTGGTGGTCATTAAATCCAAGGAATAGAGACGTTCAATGTATCCAGCAGCTTCCGGCATATAAccaatctctttctctttctgcAACAAAACCTTAAGAGCATTTTCACGGTCTTCTCTGGTTtctctggtggtggtggtggtggtggtgtagaaCGAACCAACAACAACATTGGTGGTGCTCCTCCTGCTtacactatcatcatcatcatcatcatcatcatccttgtGAATTGGGTAAGGCTGGACAGGGCTAATTCTAAGCCAGTCCTCGTCGCAGAGTAATAAGCTGCTCTCCTCCATAAACCCTGTAAAACCTTCCTTGTATTATTgatttaaaagaagaataaattaattaattaatataacGGAGAGTTGTTTGTATACTTGGTAGATCTATACAGCAAGCTAAGGAAGCTAGGCAatacaaagaagaaaggaaggagaataTTACACGGTTGGTGAATGGAGGAAGGACAAGAGAAAATTAAGGGGAGCAATTAAGGAACGTAGTAGCTATAGGAAGGAGCGAGGAGAGTAGAATAGAGGGGGAGCAGGAACgcagagttttttattttttagatggACAGTTTTTGCTAAACCTTCGCCCTCGATCTATTCGTAGTCTCCTCCACACTCTCCACTAAAATGTATAGTGGATAGTGGGGGAGACTGGGAGGGACGTTACTGTACGTTATACTTATATTgagggagagtgagagagaaaggagtTGGGTTTATTTATACTTGGGCAACCATGGTTAATAATACCTAAGGGTACGTTGTTTTGTAAATACCAAAATACAAGTTAATTGTACGTGAttaatgaaagagagagagagagagacagacatgTTTTGAGGTTTCGGTATCCTGTCGCCTGTATCGGGGTGATACATACCAGTTTTGCATGTGATCGATTCCGATACTGTCTCGATACCAATATATCGTATCAGTGATACGATacggataaggggtaaaatggtcaaaaacatatttttaatgaaaaatcaaagataaatTTATTCGATACAACCGATACCATATCAATTTCCATGTTGATCGATACTCATTCCAATacggacctttatctgctctaTTTTCTGGGCAACTTCATTTTCCCAAGTTCTTCTAATAGAAGGAGACATAAATGACCACCTTTTCCTACTCAAATACACTGCCCGGATAGGGTCCaaccccccttttattagaggaacttaaGAAAATGGAGCTGCCCCCTGAAATAGAGCATATAAAAATACTTCTggccaataccgtgcactaaaccatgagagagagagagagagagagagagagagagagaggcatgtgGTGGCATAAAAACGGGGCCAACTCTCTCATGAAAAGGGGTAAATGCTCAGCAGTACCTTATGAAGAGAggatattttttgtttttggttagTTGTTGTTTCATTTGGTATTTGACCAACTATACAATAACCAATAGCTGCGTGAGCACACGAGGATAAGGGTGTACGTAACATTATTTGATTTAATGCTAAGCTTTACAGCTCAACAATTTTTTTACTTTACCAAGTAAGCCTACTATAGTACTATACTATACATGGACCTACTCACCTCCTTGTGGGACCATAGTCGAATAACTTCCTTCATCCGGAAACAACTAGCTAGAAGACTGCTCCAAACTTTCAAGCAAATTAAAATTATATTTACAAGAGTGCCACCAAATTCATTACAATAAATAAGCAATGAAACTTTGGACTGACTTTTTTGGTTCCTTTGCTCATTTAGGGTGGTTTAAAACTTGACCATAGgaatgggtgtgtgtgtgtgtgactgtGTGTGTGTCATCCTCTATCATGTGGATGCCCTCAAGtcattaataataataataataaactatGTCTTCGAGTTCGAGGTTTCAACCTTTTCATGGTAGTATCCTTGTTGACGTGGGCCTTGCGTTTGTGATATATATTTTATCATGTAGAAACTATCTTGTCAAGATTTTCCTGCTTTAGTATTGCTTAGAAGTAATATTGGATCTATAATCCATCAATGTGATGAtcttatttgtttctatttgtGATGATAAATAACTTACTTAACTCAGTGGTTAGAGTATTACTTTCATACGGTAGGAGTCATTGGTTCAAATCCAACAATAGGTATAACTTATTAGATATCAGAGTCAGCAATATCTATTATCCTCCGATTCCTTCTAGTCGAGCCTCCCGATCTGTCATTATACATCGAGAAGTAGAAAGAATTACAATCCCCATTCCACCTAAAATCCTAGGAATTCGTTGATAGTTAGAATAGATTTGTAAATCGGGTCGGCTGATACGTTTTAAAATAGGTCTGTAGGACCCCTTCCTATTGCTTATAGGTTGCAGGGTTGAAATTAACCAAGAAATATTTGTTGTTTTCCTAGTGTTTCCTCATGTTTTCGATAAAACCTTCTCGAATCTTGATGCCTGAAAGTTGAATAGAATGACCCCTACGTAAGGATTATATTGCCCCcaatttttaatttaagttcggCAAGCCTCTTTCTCAGGTTCCATACCTTGGGACTCTATGTTCATAACGATGTCATGCTCGCTTGTGGTACTCCGGAGAAACAAATCTTGATCGAACTCATATTCTCCTAATGGATACAATTTGCTCATGGTAAGAGTTCATATGGGTTCGATATACTTTTATCTTCAACCAATGGCTTATGCCTTATCGAGCATGTTATCctatttttaaattgatttattCTGCAACAGCAAATGCTAGTCACAATAGGGGTTTCAACAAAACAAATTTAATTATTAGCAAATCCCAAGTCAACGAGAATACTACCATGAAAGGTTAAAATCTCGAGCTCGAGGACATagttaattattattattattataataaacTACTTCACAGCCTTGTCAAGATAAACTTCTTTTAACGGTCCACAAAATTTGTAGTGTAGAAAAATGATGTGGCAACTTCAATCATGGGAATATAGGATAGTAATGATACAGTCATGTCAAAATTCATATTCAAGTTCAACCATATACTcccctatttatttattggcAATCACCCCCATATATGTCCATATATGCCTATGATATTCCAACCAGTATTGTGCCCTCTTCCATAGTTctccattttttaaaattctattttacCACTTTGTAGACTTTGTTTGGGCATAACTTGACATATAAGCTGGGACCTAGGGGTTTACCTATCCACACTAATTGAGCCTGAAATGGCAGATTTTTGGTCGTATTAGATAAACTTGTCATTGGGCCTACCAAATttactaataaaataataataaaaataaagaaaaaagaacttcaTGCCGCAGATTCTAATATATACCTTCTAAGTTTTCGCAAAgtgacattctctctcctattctgaGCATATGAAGTATACCATCTTCAGATCCTCATTGATGTGGTGTGCATATTATTTCTTACACTTTTGGGTAGGGGTGGGTTGGGGTTCGATCGGGGGTGTAGATCTCATTGTCAAGCTTCAATTccaaaaagattgaaaaaaacaCATAAACTTCAGTCTCATAATGTTAAAAAGATGCATAAAataggattaagttttccttcacccatagaggacagttcacccaccatccaaGGATTTACAAATCCTTATCAGGTTTTAATATGTTCTCAAAATGTCCTCCCGATTATCCCCTCCAGCCTTCTCATGCTCcgcggtgaatgggatcccattcatctTGGGTAGAGGAAAACTCAATCCTTCAAAAAAACGATGTTAAAAAGATTCCAAGAATATTGCTAGACTATTATTTAGAAATAGCTCCTTTTATCCTACAAAGATTGTCTTATAGGGAAAAACCCGACTTTAAGGAGGTTGTTTAATGCATAAACCACCCACACCCCCTTTTTTGAATTAATAAGCCACTATTTCAAACTCTTTTTCCAATATGGCTGCATTGTTTAATTTAATATAATAAAGGAAAGGGGAAAGGTTTGCTGTCCGATCATGTAGCCTCTGCACAAGCACGAGGATCAATGAGGAGGTGTGTGGTGCATGGGAACATGATCatgcagcattctttttccctaataaaggtaaaaatcaaataaatgcTCATACAATAAAtgtgtagattttttttttggataaacaaATGTGTAAATGAATACATAGGGGGCATAATGGAAAATCCATAAAAGAATAGGGAAAAAGTTCCCCCCGCTAGGGGTAGAACACATtagcacctctctctctctctctctttaacaTATAATGATCTCATTGTCATCTAATGTACTAAATTGTTTTGGTGCTCATCTAATGTACTATGTTGTTTTGGTGCACATGCTCCTCTATGCCACTTGCTCGAAAAaccttcttaaaaaaaaaaaaacaagtcttGGATCTTACAATGAACAAACATTTTGAGACTCTGAAAAACCTCAATCAAGATTAATAAAATTATCTTAGTTGAACGGAGGGAGTAATATATTTCCATAATGCATTCCAACCTATGCTATCATCTCTCATAGAAaactctacccaaaaaaaaataaaaattctatcaTATAAAACTAAGTCAGCATGTTGCATAAATCATAATCTAGACATTGGTCTTCATTTCAATTTGACTTCATCATGTGCTAATAccttcttttttaatttgattcTGAAGACAATTTGGAGATCCTATAGCtttgaagaaggaaaatgaTCCCATACTACCATACATGGAGGCCACATAATTGAGAtggataaaaaattttaaattgtgACCTATCCCGATCATGATTTGAAGAATCGGTATTAGGTTCCACCAGTACCGATCCTTGACCAATACAATACCGATCCCAGGGTCCTGACCAAAGGTAAAAATGTAGATTAAATCAATTTTTGTTAACATTTACGAGTAAAATCATCTGATCCAGGCTGATACGGGCCAATCAGGATCGATATCATATCAGTATAGGTCGAGAtgataccaattactaaaaccatgatccCAATAATTACCTATATTCTCAACAGTCCAAATGACTAATTCGTTCCCATATGGCAGAGATAGTTGAGATGCTACGAATCTTAACGGGAGGAAATTTTTTTCTCCCTATATACGTATAAAGACATTTAAAAACAAATTATAGGGATAATCAAGCTGTTAATAGTTGGACAGTCATATGAGAGGCATTTGTGTAAATATACATGGGCAAAGATGTGAAGCCTTCATAGCATTTTGATCACATTCTTTTCATAAAATATCACTTCTCTTCCCCTAGTCCACATAATGGGGTTCAGCTTCCAAAAGGAATCGTTAACCCCTCCAGTTCGCCGTccccttcaattcctcacatggggcagaaataaccaccctaccccctgcccgaaaacactgcctaaggtgggatccaccacaccccccccccccctattagaggaattggaggtgcccgagAATTGGAAGTGATAATTATTCCTCCAAAAGAGCTTCAAAATCCAACATAAAACATGTTCTCTCATCCCTAACCATATGGAGCACACGCTTGTTCCCGTTCTGCCAATTGTGGCTTTGAAAGCCTGACAGTATCCATTGTACCCCTTGAAACAATGAAAGTTCTGCTATGAAAAAGTACCCTCATGGCATTAGGATTAGAAACACGAAGAAGTTGTATGTGTATATGAAACTTGTTTTGTTCCAATAGAATGTACATCACATGATAGTTCACTTCTATGCACCTATTACATTACACACAAATTCATTTTTGAACTCTGAAAGCTTAAATAAGGAGCAAAGGCCATAAAATTCACATGTAGGAGGTTAAAATTACCACGAGAGCACCGTACTGGCATTGTATGCATTCAATTTTATTGCAACTGATACGATGAAAAGCTGAAACCTGACCTTCCTTCGTTTGTGGACTTCAACTCAAGCTTCTGAAATGGGCTGCAAGTTGGAGTTGAGAATATATTCTTCAACTTCataatttaattatgaaaatgaGAATGGTAATAATAGAACAACAAAAATTGTGAACGTAAGGTCAGACCCATCGTACGTATGGAACCAAAGCCATGGCCCTaatacaaaaagaaattttttttaaaaaaaaaaaagaagaaaacacgCCACTCGAGTCAATGACAAAACAACACAAATTGTAAACAAAAGGTGAGATTCATCAAAAGTATGGAACTGAAGACCTGGTCCagattcaaaagaaaaagaaaatatgccATTTAAGTCATTCTATGCATCTACTCAGCTCCAATAACTTTCAACTTCAAATCAATCAGAAGTTAAAGACTGCTGGAGGAATTTGTTAAATTTGGTGTTGACAATGTTAGATCATGTTGGGTGTAAGTTCAACACAGGCCACAGATTTTCGGTTTTCACCAAAGATCAACCAAACTTTTTCATACAGAATGACCAAGGAGTGCAAAAACCACCGATATACATAATCTTTGggggttttatttattttttttttttgggggggtggggggcgCAGAAACTGTATACCAAATAAAGGGGCTCCAGGTCTCTGCTCTCATTCAAGAAAAGCATTCAGGGCTTTGCACCAAGCTAGCATAATTAGGGAGCAGAAGACCGGAATTTGTTTCAATTATCCTTCTCAGTATCTAAAGAACAACCAAGTTCAAGCATGCTTCAAAATCAGATAGTTGAtctttcttcatttcaacttGCCAGGTAATATAAACAGGAAGGTTTCTTTAGTTGATACACTAGTATGAATCGCTACTGGTTCGAAACCAATAGTGGCAGTTGTTTCAATATGTCAAGGGTATAAAAGCCATGATTGAAAATTAGTTGATGATACATTTCCCTATATATTTTGTGCCATGTCTGATATATGAAGACAAACAGATGTACGAACACATGTTACATTCCATTCTGGTACATGATTCAATGATGTAATTTTGCCTGAAAGAAGCGGTCCTGCTGTTATGCTTCAGATACCACTCCTTTGTGCTTTTCACCAGTCAGTCATTAGGTTTAGGAAAATGATGGATGGTCTAATTTTCTTGTGAACAGGTTTAATAGATCCTAGTTAGATAAGCTAATCCTAAATGTAGGACTGCTTAGTCCAGTGTATCTCCCATGCACATATTTATtggcatctttttcttttttctttttttttttttgtgggggggggggagggaggggggacaAGAGATTCATTTACAAAGACCAACCTAAAAGGGCTTCAACTCAATACATGTCCTGCTTTTGCAGGGTCCTCAGAGGGGTGAACTGGAGATGGTCCTAACCTCCAACATTGTTTGCCCAAAGTGGCGCCTCTCAAACACAAACCAGTATTTTGGTGCTGGCAGCTTGAGCTTTTACCATTACACCAAGCAACGGCAGCTAAATATCTAATATAACAGTCCACCTTGGTTTTACTAacttattttaatattattgtTACCCTTGTTTTCCAAAACCTAGATGTTAGCTTGCCATACGTGAGAATCAGTCAACAATTCCAGCCAAATTATTAAAGCCAAATATGACCTTATCTTGCCTTGATGCAATTTCAGTGGACAAGAAACC is drawn from Telopea speciosissima isolate NSW1024214 ecotype Mountain lineage chromosome 1, Tspe_v1, whole genome shotgun sequence and contains these coding sequences:
- the LOC122642218 gene encoding low-temperature-induced 65 kDa protein-like; the protein is MAQMERMQRNRGSGGGTPRNTLTIEQLLSYDDAHSPVFHEEDQSPQSRKSVLAKMKEKTKRWRDTLAKKKQSSEDNATPAWGFSLEEEDDDQEGEPEYLGAPMYESEMAPEECREAARQHPRANPVISEKHMLATNFTTQNNSSMEVLDKDPPPHTKHFNDPVAQNKTLTQTVTDKLAPARAAVTANLAPAYATVSEATHQMASKINHTQADNPIISPTTVSEATHQMAFKINHTQADNPIISPSTADNTHTGSVAGTGIVIGTGAGAGSHQQQWDKGVSVKEYLTHKLEPGEEERALSQVITEAISPRKLTSGFNHEDGMVEKVREAVSSLLWTSNDSSPSSGSATKTTTTTATTIKTNPATNKASTNVPISTNAYSAVEEIEEQNKGRILQAN
- the LOC122642309 gene encoding putative cyclin-D7-1, yielding MEESSLLLCDEDWLRISPVQPYPIHKDDDDDDDDDSVSRRSTTNVVVGSFYTTTTTTTRETREDRENALKVLLQKEKEIGYMPEAAGYIERLYSLDLMTTRFKAVRWFIKSQCRFNLSLGTVFNAVNYFDRFVSAEYSEKWENWMIEWVSVACLSIAAKFGEVSIPQLQIWEDHELWLKPITPTIQSMELKVLKALGWRLNCVTPYSYVDLLTCQLDSLIQPSQVQVDSSFRLTELILLATLSNPKFLEFRPCTIAVSAFRCCLEEMFPSKTDKHLSINIQHLIPPELKDDMDKCYKAMEEHLADPLYNGMTFGHSCGPSSPITLITKETTLDRLALFDLHCCCLNSNPKKRRREEEEECTVSS